A region of Chelonia mydas isolate rCheMyd1 chromosome 7, rCheMyd1.pri.v2, whole genome shotgun sequence DNA encodes the following proteins:
- the DNA2 gene encoding DNA replication ATP-dependent helicase/nuclease DNA2 isoform X1, with amino-acid sequence MELGREEQRVLEELMEKSACEELAPAESFQKRAVDLSDTTLSKGLNNRYRILRINVVQKNEDDPEKHLTITASQSLEDTELCILRNDWYSVPVVPGDIIHLEGDCHSGTWIINRDSGYLILYPDLLLSGTTVSNSIRCLRKAVLSEKFRSCESSSRQMLIGTILHETFQQGVTNNFAQEKLHELAFRIVHGPKYLKEMYYLNLKQEEIMQEIEEYLPSISKWAEDFMHKPSQANHNKMQIKLPSDGKIEDLSCNIEVAEFLDIEENIWSPRFGLKGKIDVTVGVKIHRKSGTQYKIMPLELKTGKESNSIEHRSQVVLYTLLNQERRADPEAGFLLYLKTGNMYPVSGNRMDRRELLKLRNQLASYLFHSMCKSALGNKQTQLASLPPVIDDSRACKYCSQMHNCFLYSRAVEQQMDNVLIPLAMVPIIEKETQHLKLSHLQYFSLWYLMLTLESQCGEGKKGRKNIWLMPASEREKAGDCIGNVIRVEHVQEVSDGQYLHYFQRKNGTMHGTNLLVGDRVVVSGEKTLLGLSAGYVKEVNVTSISCLLDRNLSKLPKDTIFRLDHEEGISGIDAPLRNLSKLMENSSASEKLRNLIIDFHKPQFIQHLSSVLPPEAKETVANILKGLNKPQKQAMKQVLLSKDYTLIVGMPGTGKTTTICALVRILYACGFSVLLTSFTHTAVDNILLKLARFKVGFLRLGRAQKVHPDIRKFTEEEICRSKSIKSITHLEELYNNQPVVATTCMGVNHPIFARKLFDFCIVDEASQISQPICLGPLFYSHRFVLVGDHQQLPPLVHHTEARDLGMSESLFKRLEQNKNAVVQLTVQYRMNSKIMSLSNKLVYEGKLECGSEKVSKATVILPNLKNLKLELELFADSSETWLKETFEPNNPVCFLNTEKVPAPEQAEKGGVSNMTEAKLVLFLTSFFIKAGCKASDIGIISPYRHQLKIITDLMTNSCISTVEVNTVDKYQGRDKSIIIVSFVRNNNDGNLGTLLMDWRRLNVAITRAKHKLIMLGCVSSLCLYPPLEKLLCHLNSEAMIFNLPSGAHERVYQCNLL; translated from the exons ATGGAGCTGGGGCGGGAAGAGCAGCGGGTGCTGGAGGAGCTGATGGAGAAAAGCGCCTGTGAGGAGCTGGCCCCGGCGGAGAG TTTTCAGAAGAGAGCAGTTGACTTAAGTGATACAACACTCAGCAAAGGTTTGAACAACAGATACCGTATCTTAAGAATCAATGTAGTACAGAAAAATGAAGATGATCCTGAGAAACACCTGACAATTACGGCTTCTCAATCACTTGAAGATACAGAACTGTGTATTCTAAGGAATGACTG GTATTCTGTTCCAGTAGTTCCTGGAGACATCATTCACTTAGAAGGAGATTGTCATTCTGGTACCTGGATAATAAATAGAGACTCTGGATATCTAATTCTGTAcccagatttgctgctttctGGCACTACAGTATCAAATAGTATTCGATGTCTGAGAAAAGCAGTACTGAGTGAAAAGTTCAGG AGTTGTGAGTCCAGTTCACGGCAGATGCTGATTGGTACAATCCTTCATGAAACTTTCCAGCAAGGAGTAACAAATAACTTTGCACAAGAAAAACTACACGAACTTGCTTTCAGAATTGTCCATGGACCAAAGTATCTAAAAGAAAT GTACTACTTAAATCTGAAACAAGAAGAAATCATGCAAGAGATAGAAGAATATCTTCCATCAATTTCTAAATGGGCAGAAGACTTCATGCACAAACCTAGTCAAGCTAACCACAACAAAATGCAGATAAAACT ACCAAGCGATGGAAAAATAGAAGATTTATCTTGTAATATTGAAGTTGCAGAGTTCCTGGATATTGAAGAGAATATTTGGTCTCCCAGGTTTGGATTAAAGGGCAAGATTGATGTTACAGTTGGTGTGAAAATACATCGCAAGTCTGGAACGCAATATAAGATAATGCCATTGGAGCTTAAAACTGGCAAGGAATCTAACTCCATAGAACACAGAAGTCAG gTTGTTCTGTACACCTTGTTGAACCAAGAACGAAGAGCGGATCCTGAAGCTGGATTTCTTCTTTACCTTAAAACTGGCAATATGTATCCTGTGTCTGGCAATCGAATGGATAGGAGAG aatTACTAAAGCTAAGAAATCAACTGGCCTCTTACTTATTCCACAGTATGTGTAAATCTGCCCTGGGAAATAAGCAAACACAACTTGCCTCTTTGCCTCCTGTAATTGATGATAGTCGGGCCTGTAAATATTGCTCACAAATGCACAACTGCTTTCTTTATAGCAG AGCTGTAGAGCAACAGATGGACAATGTCCTTATTCCTCTTGCTATGGTACCCATTATTGAAAAAGAGACCCAGCATCTGAAACTGTCTCACTTACAGTATTTCAGCCTGTGGTATCTGATGTTAACCTTGGAGTCACAGTGTGGAGAGGGCAAAAAGGGACGTAAAAATATATGGCTGATGCCTGCTTCAGAAAG AGAAAAGGCTGGAGACTGCATTGGAAATGTGATCAGAGTTGAACATGTGCAGGAAGTTTCTGATGGACAATATCTACATTATTTCCAGCGTAAAAATGGTACCATGCATGGAACAAACCTGTTGGTAGGAGATAGAGTTGTTGTGAGTGGAGAGAAGACATTACTTGGCTTGTCTGCTGGCTACGTTAAAGAGGTCAATGTGACAAGTATTTCCTGTTTATTGGACAG GAACTTATCTAAACTCCCTAAGGACACTATATTTAGGTTAGATCATGAAGAAGGAATTTCTGGTATTGATGCCCCCTTAAGAAATCTTTCTAAACTGATGGAGAATTCTTCTGCCAG TGAAAAGCTTCGTAACTTAATAATTGACTTCCACAAACCACAGTTCATCCAGCACTTGAGCTCTGTTCTTCCTCCTGAAGCAAAGGAAActgttgcaaacattttaaagg GTTTGAATAAGCCTCAGAAACAGGCGATGAAACAAGTGCTACTTTCAAAAGATTACACGCTCATCGTGGGTATGCCTGGAACAGGAAAAACTACTACAATATGTGCTCTA GTAAGAATTCTCTATGCCTGTGGCTTCAGTGTTCTGCTGACAAGTTTTACACACACTGCTGTTGACAACATCCTGCTGAAGTTAGCCAGGTTTAAAGTAGGATTTTTGCGCTTGGGGCGAGCTCAGAAGGTTCATCCAGACATACGGAAGTTTACAGAGGAAGAAATTTGCAGATCCAAATCAATTAAATCTATAACTCATTTGGAGGAACTCTATAACAATCAA CCAGTAGTTGCAACAACGTGCATGGGAGTAAACCATCCAATTTTTGCTCGGAAACTGTTTGACTTCTGCATAGTGGATGAGGCTTCTCAAATAAGCCAGCCAATCTGCCTGGGGCCACTCTTCTATTCACATAGGTTTGTGCTGGTAGGGGACCATCAACAGCTACCTCCACTTGTACACCACACAGAAGCAAG AGATCTTGGCATGAGTGAAAGTTTGTTTAAGAGACTGGAACAAAACAAGAATGCTGTTGTCCAGTTAACTGTGCAGTACAGAATGAATAG TAAAATTATGTCATTAAGTAACAAGTTGGTGTATGAAGGCAAACTGGAATGTGGCTCGGAGAAAGTGTCAAAAGCCACTGTTATCCTGCCAAACTTAAAAAACTTGAAGTTGGAGCTGGAATTATTTGCAGATTCTTCAGAAACATGGTTGAAAGAAACATTTGAGCCAAACAATCCTGTGTGTTTTCTTAACACGGAGAAG GTTCCCGCACCAGAACAGGCAGAAAAAGGTGGTGTAAGTAACATGACAGAAGCCAAACTAGTACTCTTCCTCACCTCCTTCTTTATTAAG GCTGGCTGTAAAGCTTCAGATATTGGTATCATATCTCCATACAGACATCAGTTAAAGATAATCACTGACTTGATGACAAACTCATGTATCAGTACAGTGGAAGTAAATACTGTGGACAAATACCAAGGAAGAGACAAAAGTATCATAATAGTATCTTTTGTTAGGAATAATAATGACGGAAAT CTTGGAACACTTCTGATGGACTGGAGGCGTCTTAACGTTGCTATTACAAGAGCGAAGCACAAATTAATCATGCTGGGTTGTGTTTCATCACTGTGCCTCTATCCTCCTTTAGAGAAGTTACTCTGCCATTTAAACTCTGAAGCTATG attttcaatCTTCCATCAGGGGCACATGAACGAGTCTATCAGTGTAACCTCCTATGA
- the DNA2 gene encoding DNA replication ATP-dependent helicase/nuclease DNA2 isoform X3, whose protein sequence is MELGREEQRVLEELMEKSACEELAPAESFQKRAVDLSDTTLSKGLNNRYRILRINVVQKNEDDPEKHLTITASQSLEDTELCILRNDWYSVPVVPGDIIHLEGDCHSGTWIINRDSGYLILYPDLLLSGTTVSNSIRCLRKAVLSEKFRSCESSSRQMLIGTILHETFQQGVTNNFAQEKLHELAFRIVHGPKYLKEMYYLNLKQEEIMQEIEEYLPSISKWAEDFMHKPSQANHNKMQIKLPSDGKIEDLSCNIEVAEFLDIEENIWSPRFGLKGKIDVTVGVKIHRKSGTQYKIMPLELKTGKESNSIEHRSQVVLYTLLNQERRADPEAGFLLYLKTGNMYPVSGNRMDRRELLKLRNQLASYLFHSMCKSALGNKQTQLASLPPVIDDSRACKYCSQMHNCFLYSRAVEQQMDNVLIPLAMVPIIEKETQHLKLSHLQYFSLWYLMLTLESQCGEGKKGRKNIWLMPASERNLSKLPKDTIFRLDHEEGISGIDAPLRNLSKLMENSSASEKLRNLIIDFHKPQFIQHLSSVLPPEAKETVANILKGLNKPQKQAMKQVLLSKDYTLIVGMPGTGKTTTICALVRILYACGFSVLLTSFTHTAVDNILLKLARFKVGFLRLGRAQKVHPDIRKFTEEEICRSKSIKSITHLEELYNNQPVVATTCMGVNHPIFARKLFDFCIVDEASQISQPICLGPLFYSHRFVLVGDHQQLPPLVHHTEARDLGMSESLFKRLEQNKNAVVQLTVQYRMNSKIMSLSNKLVYEGKLECGSEKVSKATVILPNLKNLKLELELFADSSETWLKETFEPNNPVCFLNTEKVPAPEQAEKGGVSNMTEAKLVLFLTSFFIKAGCKASDIGIISPYRHQLKIITDLMTNSCISTVEVNTVDKYQGRDKSIIIVSFVRNNNDGNLGTLLMDWRRLNVAITRAKHKLIMLGCVSSLCLYPPLEKLLCHLNSEAMIFNLPSGAHERVYQCNLL, encoded by the exons ATGGAGCTGGGGCGGGAAGAGCAGCGGGTGCTGGAGGAGCTGATGGAGAAAAGCGCCTGTGAGGAGCTGGCCCCGGCGGAGAG TTTTCAGAAGAGAGCAGTTGACTTAAGTGATACAACACTCAGCAAAGGTTTGAACAACAGATACCGTATCTTAAGAATCAATGTAGTACAGAAAAATGAAGATGATCCTGAGAAACACCTGACAATTACGGCTTCTCAATCACTTGAAGATACAGAACTGTGTATTCTAAGGAATGACTG GTATTCTGTTCCAGTAGTTCCTGGAGACATCATTCACTTAGAAGGAGATTGTCATTCTGGTACCTGGATAATAAATAGAGACTCTGGATATCTAATTCTGTAcccagatttgctgctttctGGCACTACAGTATCAAATAGTATTCGATGTCTGAGAAAAGCAGTACTGAGTGAAAAGTTCAGG AGTTGTGAGTCCAGTTCACGGCAGATGCTGATTGGTACAATCCTTCATGAAACTTTCCAGCAAGGAGTAACAAATAACTTTGCACAAGAAAAACTACACGAACTTGCTTTCAGAATTGTCCATGGACCAAAGTATCTAAAAGAAAT GTACTACTTAAATCTGAAACAAGAAGAAATCATGCAAGAGATAGAAGAATATCTTCCATCAATTTCTAAATGGGCAGAAGACTTCATGCACAAACCTAGTCAAGCTAACCACAACAAAATGCAGATAAAACT ACCAAGCGATGGAAAAATAGAAGATTTATCTTGTAATATTGAAGTTGCAGAGTTCCTGGATATTGAAGAGAATATTTGGTCTCCCAGGTTTGGATTAAAGGGCAAGATTGATGTTACAGTTGGTGTGAAAATACATCGCAAGTCTGGAACGCAATATAAGATAATGCCATTGGAGCTTAAAACTGGCAAGGAATCTAACTCCATAGAACACAGAAGTCAG gTTGTTCTGTACACCTTGTTGAACCAAGAACGAAGAGCGGATCCTGAAGCTGGATTTCTTCTTTACCTTAAAACTGGCAATATGTATCCTGTGTCTGGCAATCGAATGGATAGGAGAG aatTACTAAAGCTAAGAAATCAACTGGCCTCTTACTTATTCCACAGTATGTGTAAATCTGCCCTGGGAAATAAGCAAACACAACTTGCCTCTTTGCCTCCTGTAATTGATGATAGTCGGGCCTGTAAATATTGCTCACAAATGCACAACTGCTTTCTTTATAGCAG AGCTGTAGAGCAACAGATGGACAATGTCCTTATTCCTCTTGCTATGGTACCCATTATTGAAAAAGAGACCCAGCATCTGAAACTGTCTCACTTACAGTATTTCAGCCTGTGGTATCTGATGTTAACCTTGGAGTCACAGTGTGGAGAGGGCAAAAAGGGACGTAAAAATATATGGCTGATGCCTGCTTCAGAAAG GAACTTATCTAAACTCCCTAAGGACACTATATTTAGGTTAGATCATGAAGAAGGAATTTCTGGTATTGATGCCCCCTTAAGAAATCTTTCTAAACTGATGGAGAATTCTTCTGCCAG TGAAAAGCTTCGTAACTTAATAATTGACTTCCACAAACCACAGTTCATCCAGCACTTGAGCTCTGTTCTTCCTCCTGAAGCAAAGGAAActgttgcaaacattttaaagg GTTTGAATAAGCCTCAGAAACAGGCGATGAAACAAGTGCTACTTTCAAAAGATTACACGCTCATCGTGGGTATGCCTGGAACAGGAAAAACTACTACAATATGTGCTCTA GTAAGAATTCTCTATGCCTGTGGCTTCAGTGTTCTGCTGACAAGTTTTACACACACTGCTGTTGACAACATCCTGCTGAAGTTAGCCAGGTTTAAAGTAGGATTTTTGCGCTTGGGGCGAGCTCAGAAGGTTCATCCAGACATACGGAAGTTTACAGAGGAAGAAATTTGCAGATCCAAATCAATTAAATCTATAACTCATTTGGAGGAACTCTATAACAATCAA CCAGTAGTTGCAACAACGTGCATGGGAGTAAACCATCCAATTTTTGCTCGGAAACTGTTTGACTTCTGCATAGTGGATGAGGCTTCTCAAATAAGCCAGCCAATCTGCCTGGGGCCACTCTTCTATTCACATAGGTTTGTGCTGGTAGGGGACCATCAACAGCTACCTCCACTTGTACACCACACAGAAGCAAG AGATCTTGGCATGAGTGAAAGTTTGTTTAAGAGACTGGAACAAAACAAGAATGCTGTTGTCCAGTTAACTGTGCAGTACAGAATGAATAG TAAAATTATGTCATTAAGTAACAAGTTGGTGTATGAAGGCAAACTGGAATGTGGCTCGGAGAAAGTGTCAAAAGCCACTGTTATCCTGCCAAACTTAAAAAACTTGAAGTTGGAGCTGGAATTATTTGCAGATTCTTCAGAAACATGGTTGAAAGAAACATTTGAGCCAAACAATCCTGTGTGTTTTCTTAACACGGAGAAG GTTCCCGCACCAGAACAGGCAGAAAAAGGTGGTGTAAGTAACATGACAGAAGCCAAACTAGTACTCTTCCTCACCTCCTTCTTTATTAAG GCTGGCTGTAAAGCTTCAGATATTGGTATCATATCTCCATACAGACATCAGTTAAAGATAATCACTGACTTGATGACAAACTCATGTATCAGTACAGTGGAAGTAAATACTGTGGACAAATACCAAGGAAGAGACAAAAGTATCATAATAGTATCTTTTGTTAGGAATAATAATGACGGAAAT CTTGGAACACTTCTGATGGACTGGAGGCGTCTTAACGTTGCTATTACAAGAGCGAAGCACAAATTAATCATGCTGGGTTGTGTTTCATCACTGTGCCTCTATCCTCCTTTAGAGAAGTTACTCTGCCATTTAAACTCTGAAGCTATG attttcaatCTTCCATCAGGGGCACATGAACGAGTCTATCAGTGTAACCTCCTATGA
- the DNA2 gene encoding DNA replication ATP-dependent helicase/nuclease DNA2 isoform X2, which translates to MELGREEQRVLEELMEKSACEELAPAESFQKRAVDLSDTTLSKGLNNRYRILRINVVQKNEDDPEKHLTITASQSLEDTELCILRNDWYSVPVVPGDIIHLEGDCHSGTWIINRDSGYLILYPDLLLSGTTVSNSIRCLRKAVLSEKFRSCESSSRQMLIGTILHETFQQGVTNNFAQEKLHELAFRIVHGPKYLKEMYYLNLKQEEIMQEIEEYLPSISKWAEDFMHKPSQANHNKMQIKLPSDGKIEDLSCNIEVAEFLDIEENIWSPRFGLKGKIDVTVGVKIHRKSGTQYKIMPLELKTGKESNSIEHRSQVVLYTLLNQERRADPEAGFLLYLKTGNMYPVSGNRMDRRELLKLRNQLASYLFHSMCKSALGNKQTQLASLPPVIDDSRACKYCSQMHNCFLYSRAVEQQMDNVLIPLAMVPIIEKETQHLKLSHLQYFSLWYLMLTLESQCGEGKKGRKNIWLMPASEREKAGDCIGNVIRVEHVQEVSDGQYLHYFQRKNGTMHGTNLLVGDRVVVSGEKTLLGLSAGYVKEVNVTSISCLLDRNLSKLPKDTIFRLDHEEGISGIDAPLRNLSKLMENSSASEKLRNLIIDFHKPQFIQHLSSVLPPEAKETVANILKGLNKPQKQAMKQVLLSKDYTLIVGMPGTGKTTTICALVRILYACGFSVLLTSFTHTAVDNILLKLARFKVGFLRLGRAQKVHPDIRKFTEEEICRSKSIKSITHLEELYNNQPVVATTCMGVNHPIFARKLFDFCIVDEASQISQPICLGPLFYSHRFVLVGDHQQLPPLVHHTEARDLGMSESLFKRLEQNKNAVVQLTVQYRMNSKIMSLSNKLVYEGKLECGSEKVSKATVILPNLKNLKLELELFADSSETWLKETFEPNNPVCFLNTEKAGCKASDIGIISPYRHQLKIITDLMTNSCISTVEVNTVDKYQGRDKSIIIVSFVRNNNDGNLGTLLMDWRRLNVAITRAKHKLIMLGCVSSLCLYPPLEKLLCHLNSEAMIFNLPSGAHERVYQCNLL; encoded by the exons ATGGAGCTGGGGCGGGAAGAGCAGCGGGTGCTGGAGGAGCTGATGGAGAAAAGCGCCTGTGAGGAGCTGGCCCCGGCGGAGAG TTTTCAGAAGAGAGCAGTTGACTTAAGTGATACAACACTCAGCAAAGGTTTGAACAACAGATACCGTATCTTAAGAATCAATGTAGTACAGAAAAATGAAGATGATCCTGAGAAACACCTGACAATTACGGCTTCTCAATCACTTGAAGATACAGAACTGTGTATTCTAAGGAATGACTG GTATTCTGTTCCAGTAGTTCCTGGAGACATCATTCACTTAGAAGGAGATTGTCATTCTGGTACCTGGATAATAAATAGAGACTCTGGATATCTAATTCTGTAcccagatttgctgctttctGGCACTACAGTATCAAATAGTATTCGATGTCTGAGAAAAGCAGTACTGAGTGAAAAGTTCAGG AGTTGTGAGTCCAGTTCACGGCAGATGCTGATTGGTACAATCCTTCATGAAACTTTCCAGCAAGGAGTAACAAATAACTTTGCACAAGAAAAACTACACGAACTTGCTTTCAGAATTGTCCATGGACCAAAGTATCTAAAAGAAAT GTACTACTTAAATCTGAAACAAGAAGAAATCATGCAAGAGATAGAAGAATATCTTCCATCAATTTCTAAATGGGCAGAAGACTTCATGCACAAACCTAGTCAAGCTAACCACAACAAAATGCAGATAAAACT ACCAAGCGATGGAAAAATAGAAGATTTATCTTGTAATATTGAAGTTGCAGAGTTCCTGGATATTGAAGAGAATATTTGGTCTCCCAGGTTTGGATTAAAGGGCAAGATTGATGTTACAGTTGGTGTGAAAATACATCGCAAGTCTGGAACGCAATATAAGATAATGCCATTGGAGCTTAAAACTGGCAAGGAATCTAACTCCATAGAACACAGAAGTCAG gTTGTTCTGTACACCTTGTTGAACCAAGAACGAAGAGCGGATCCTGAAGCTGGATTTCTTCTTTACCTTAAAACTGGCAATATGTATCCTGTGTCTGGCAATCGAATGGATAGGAGAG aatTACTAAAGCTAAGAAATCAACTGGCCTCTTACTTATTCCACAGTATGTGTAAATCTGCCCTGGGAAATAAGCAAACACAACTTGCCTCTTTGCCTCCTGTAATTGATGATAGTCGGGCCTGTAAATATTGCTCACAAATGCACAACTGCTTTCTTTATAGCAG AGCTGTAGAGCAACAGATGGACAATGTCCTTATTCCTCTTGCTATGGTACCCATTATTGAAAAAGAGACCCAGCATCTGAAACTGTCTCACTTACAGTATTTCAGCCTGTGGTATCTGATGTTAACCTTGGAGTCACAGTGTGGAGAGGGCAAAAAGGGACGTAAAAATATATGGCTGATGCCTGCTTCAGAAAG AGAAAAGGCTGGAGACTGCATTGGAAATGTGATCAGAGTTGAACATGTGCAGGAAGTTTCTGATGGACAATATCTACATTATTTCCAGCGTAAAAATGGTACCATGCATGGAACAAACCTGTTGGTAGGAGATAGAGTTGTTGTGAGTGGAGAGAAGACATTACTTGGCTTGTCTGCTGGCTACGTTAAAGAGGTCAATGTGACAAGTATTTCCTGTTTATTGGACAG GAACTTATCTAAACTCCCTAAGGACACTATATTTAGGTTAGATCATGAAGAAGGAATTTCTGGTATTGATGCCCCCTTAAGAAATCTTTCTAAACTGATGGAGAATTCTTCTGCCAG TGAAAAGCTTCGTAACTTAATAATTGACTTCCACAAACCACAGTTCATCCAGCACTTGAGCTCTGTTCTTCCTCCTGAAGCAAAGGAAActgttgcaaacattttaaagg GTTTGAATAAGCCTCAGAAACAGGCGATGAAACAAGTGCTACTTTCAAAAGATTACACGCTCATCGTGGGTATGCCTGGAACAGGAAAAACTACTACAATATGTGCTCTA GTAAGAATTCTCTATGCCTGTGGCTTCAGTGTTCTGCTGACAAGTTTTACACACACTGCTGTTGACAACATCCTGCTGAAGTTAGCCAGGTTTAAAGTAGGATTTTTGCGCTTGGGGCGAGCTCAGAAGGTTCATCCAGACATACGGAAGTTTACAGAGGAAGAAATTTGCAGATCCAAATCAATTAAATCTATAACTCATTTGGAGGAACTCTATAACAATCAA CCAGTAGTTGCAACAACGTGCATGGGAGTAAACCATCCAATTTTTGCTCGGAAACTGTTTGACTTCTGCATAGTGGATGAGGCTTCTCAAATAAGCCAGCCAATCTGCCTGGGGCCACTCTTCTATTCACATAGGTTTGTGCTGGTAGGGGACCATCAACAGCTACCTCCACTTGTACACCACACAGAAGCAAG AGATCTTGGCATGAGTGAAAGTTTGTTTAAGAGACTGGAACAAAACAAGAATGCTGTTGTCCAGTTAACTGTGCAGTACAGAATGAATAG TAAAATTATGTCATTAAGTAACAAGTTGGTGTATGAAGGCAAACTGGAATGTGGCTCGGAGAAAGTGTCAAAAGCCACTGTTATCCTGCCAAACTTAAAAAACTTGAAGTTGGAGCTGGAATTATTTGCAGATTCTTCAGAAACATGGTTGAAAGAAACATTTGAGCCAAACAATCCTGTGTGTTTTCTTAACACGGAGAAG GCTGGCTGTAAAGCTTCAGATATTGGTATCATATCTCCATACAGACATCAGTTAAAGATAATCACTGACTTGATGACAAACTCATGTATCAGTACAGTGGAAGTAAATACTGTGGACAAATACCAAGGAAGAGACAAAAGTATCATAATAGTATCTTTTGTTAGGAATAATAATGACGGAAAT CTTGGAACACTTCTGATGGACTGGAGGCGTCTTAACGTTGCTATTACAAGAGCGAAGCACAAATTAATCATGCTGGGTTGTGTTTCATCACTGTGCCTCTATCCTCCTTTAGAGAAGTTACTCTGCCATTTAAACTCTGAAGCTATG attttcaatCTTCCATCAGGGGCACATGAACGAGTCTATCAGTGTAACCTCCTATGA